The Mytilus trossulus isolate FHL-02 chromosome 13, PNRI_Mtr1.1.1.hap1, whole genome shotgun sequence genome has a segment encoding these proteins:
- the LOC134695498 gene encoding zinc finger protein ZFP2-like: MMNIKSEPAEVDDNVSETHQGDAYTSYTSFDPKTIKCESIMESEEENTTNLQYQPCQQTESNNERNTFEQDNATFQLGGIGDCISAPIIQQVTPEQQQMMITEAVSKSMGSNTENMTDLANDNKMKTSNHGDENTADIHEQTNTQTNIVTSTLRTEVEMVIVGYTQADSETDSCSNKDKIQQSTTCQSCGLDTADAQNIDIVVKAEVGLTTCHSCGRLDPSLTQNPHGENVNAKKDHLKIQMDEIKDSHITKEKNSLENHNDQASLKLKHKGTHKAKKTLQCEICNKTFSQSRDFKRHNKIHAGDRPHKCETCGRTFVMSSDLKSHLKTHSGDKPHACEICEKPFARRDSLKIHMMMHKGERPYECQDCGKRFIKKASLKLHSLTHTGVKQHECEICSKFFGRSTDLKYHMRTHTGEKPYQCQICGLQFAMPVYLKSHTLKHSGETPYECKICDKKFVKKSSLETHNLTHTGEEPGHECETCRKKFYSEHSLKKHSVIHMDEKPHQCEWCGRSFAQASTLKSHVTETHIGEKPFVCQLCGKRFARKTTLNTHGLTHSGIKSHECQMCGKGFSRKSDLRRHEKTHISGKRNKLTNSEFKHEEEDDT, encoded by the exons GATGCTTATACATCTTACACTAGTTTCGATCCAAAGACAATAAAATGTGAATCTATTATGGAAAGTGAAGAGGAAAATACAACCAATCTGCAGTACCAACCATGCCAACAGACAGAGTCAAACAATGAAAGAAACACTTTTGAACAAG ACAATGCCACTTTCCAGTTGGGTGGCATTGGAGACTGTATCTCAGCTCCGATAATACAACAGGTTACTCCAGAACAACAACAGATGATGATTACAGAAGCTGTATCGAAATCAATGGGCTCAAATACAGAAAACATGACAG ATTTAGCTAATGACAATAAAATGAAGACTAGTAACCATGGTGATGAAAATACTGCTGATATAcacgaacaaacaaacacacaaacaaatattgttaCTTCAACATTGAGGACAGAAGTTGAAATGGTCATTGTTGGCTACACACAAGCAGACTCTGAAACTGATAGTTGTTCAAACAAAGACAAAATACAGCAATCAACTACATGTCAGTCTTGTGGCCTGGATACTGCAGATGCACAGAATATAGATATAGTTGTCAAAGCTGAGGTTGGTTTGACCACTTGCCATTCCTGTGGTAGATTGGATCCTTCGCTAACACAAAACCCGCATGGAGAAAATGTCAATGCTAAAAAAGATCACCTTAAAATACAAATGGATGAAATCAAAGATTCTCATATCACAAAGGAGAAAAATAGTTTAGAAAACCATAATGATCAAGCTAGTTTGAAATTGAAACATAAAGGAACTCACAAAGccaaaaaaacattacaatgtGAAATCTGCAATAAAACATTTTCTCAGAGTAGAGACTTCAAACGACACAATAAAATTCACGCCGGCGACAGGCCACATAAATGCGAAACATGTGGTAGGACTTTTGTAATGAGTTCCGACCTAAAAAGTCATCTCAAAACACATTCAGGTGATAAACCTCATGCATGTGAAATATGCGAGAAACCATTTGCTCGACGTGATTCTTTGAAAATTCACATGATGATGCACAAGGGGGAAAGACCATATGAATGCCAAGATTGTGGTAAAAGATTTATCAAGAAAGCATCGTTAAAGCTGCACTCTCTGACACACACGGGTGTTAAACAGCATGAATGTGAAATCTGTAGCAAATTTTTTGGTCGTAGCACGGATTTGAAATACCACATGCGCACGCACACAGGAGAGAAACCATATCAGTGTCAAATATGTGGTCTACAATTTGCCATgccagtttatttaaaaagtcaCACTTTGAAACACAGTGGGGAAACACCCTATGAATGTAAAATATGTGATAAGAAATTTGTAAAGAAAAGTTCCCTAGAAACCCATAATCTAACACATACTGGTGAAGAACCTGGTCATGAATGTGAAACTTGCCGTAAGAAGTTCTACAGCgaacattctttaaaaaaacacagtgtgatACACATGGACGAAAAACCACACCAATGTGAATGGTGTGGAAGGTCATTTGCTCAGGCCAGCACTTTGAAATCACATGTTACTGAAACTCATATTGGTGAGAAACCTTTTGTTTGTCAATTATGTGGTAAAAGATTTGCAAGAAAAACAACTTTAAACACACATGGTCTAACACATTCGGGTATCAAATCACACGAGTGTCAAATGTGTGGTAAAGGATTTTCTAGAAAGTCAGATTTAAGGAGGcatgaaaaaacacatatatCTGGAAAACGGAATAAATTGACTAACAGTGAATTCAAGCATGAAGAGGAGGATGATACTTAA